One window from the genome of uncultured Tateyamaria sp. encodes:
- a CDS encoding chemotaxis protein CheD, whose translation MTPHNIHITQGEHATGVADEVVISTLLGSCVACCLWDPVNRVGGMNHMLLALSGANDTSHTLSGINAMEVLINDLIKLGAVRNRLQAKAFGGARMISGFSDIGAQNATFTVQYLAQEGIPLVTQSLGGNLARNLRFWPGSGRAMQKVTDVTVRDVEVGAPAPSGNGLELF comes from the coding sequence ATGACCCCGCACAACATCCATATCACCCAGGGTGAACACGCGACCGGTGTGGCAGACGAGGTTGTCATTTCTACGCTGCTTGGGTCCTGTGTGGCCTGTTGCTTGTGGGATCCCGTCAATCGGGTGGGCGGCATGAACCACATGTTGCTGGCCCTGTCCGGCGCCAACGACACGTCCCATACCCTGTCCGGCATCAATGCGATGGAAGTATTGATCAACGACCTGATCAAACTCGGTGCGGTGCGCAACAGGCTGCAAGCAAAGGCGTTTGGGGGGGCGCGGATGATTTCGGGCTTTTCCGACATCGGCGCGCAGAACGCGACCTTTACAGTGCAATACCTGGCCCAGGAAGGTATCCCGCTGGTCACCCAGTCGCTGGGCGGCAATCTGGCGCGCAACCTGCGGTTCTGGCCGGGCAGCGGGCGTGCCATGCAAAAGGTCACGGATGTTACAGTGCGGGATGTCGAAGTTGGTGCGCCCGCTCCGTCAGGCAATGGGCTTGAGCTGTTCTGA
- a CDS encoding chemotaxis protein CheW — MNEADLAHPMELLTFKLGDQEYSLDIMSVREIRGWTRATPMPLAPSFMRGVINLRGTVLPVMDLAERLGLPKCGQSNRNVIIVVKHDGHMTGLLVDAVSDIVALNVDDMQDPPDATLQDGPNVIKSLTLIDDRMIRVLDLEHIVTHTESDAA; from the coding sequence ATGAATGAGGCTGACCTCGCACACCCGATGGAGCTGTTGACGTTCAAACTGGGAGATCAGGAATACTCGCTCGACATCATGAGCGTACGCGAGATCCGCGGCTGGACCCGGGCGACGCCGATGCCGCTTGCGCCCAGTTTCATGCGGGGCGTGATCAACCTGCGTGGAACGGTATTGCCGGTAATGGACCTTGCAGAACGGTTGGGCCTGCCCAAATGCGGTCAAAGCAACCGCAACGTGATCATCGTGGTCAAACATGACGGCCACATGACCGGCCTTCTGGTTGATGCGGTGTCCGACATCGTGGCGCTGAATGTCGACGATATGCAGGACCCGCCCGACGCGACGCTTCAGGATGGTCCGAATGTCATCAAGTCGCTCACGCTGATCGACGATCGGATGATCCGGGTGCTTGATCTTGAACATATCGTCACCCACACGGAAAGTGATGCCGCCTGA
- a CDS encoding methyltetrahydrofolate cobalamin methyltransferase has product MTRTVVESKTKTAIIGFDQPFCVIGERINPTGRKVLNEELERGDFSRVEADAIAQVAAGATILDINSGAVFSNKMAEDPRYADNNFVEPTLMRELVERVQAVTDCPLCIDSSVPGALENGLAAAEGRPLLNSVTGEEERLDLVLPLVKKYNVPVVAISNDDTGISEDPDVRFAVAKKIVERAADFGIPAHDIVVDPLVMPIGAMGTAGLQVFTLVRRLREELGVNTTCGASNISFGLPNRHGINNAFLPMAMGAGMTSAIMNPVALPVGPTKIAEKRAEVEAAGITLPDGMDDEAFVHLFGMGSTKPRAGKEMEAIRAANFLTNNDEGGGAWIKFNRVAPKAGEESRGRGGRAGGRRRRG; this is encoded by the coding sequence ATGACCCGCACCGTCGTTGAATCCAAAACCAAGACCGCGATTATCGGCTTTGACCAACCCTTTTGCGTCATCGGCGAACGGATCAATCCCACCGGCCGCAAGGTCCTGAACGAGGAACTGGAGCGCGGCGATTTCAGCCGGGTCGAGGCCGACGCCATTGCACAAGTGGCCGCTGGCGCCACAATCCTCGACATCAACTCGGGCGCCGTGTTTTCCAACAAGATGGCCGAAGACCCGCGTTATGCCGACAACAACTTTGTCGAACCCACGCTGATGCGCGAACTGGTCGAACGGGTACAGGCCGTTACCGATTGCCCGCTCTGCATCGACAGTTCCGTCCCTGGCGCGCTTGAGAACGGTCTGGCTGCCGCCGAAGGACGCCCCCTGCTGAATTCGGTCACGGGCGAGGAAGAGCGGCTGGACCTGGTCCTGCCGCTGGTCAAGAAATACAACGTGCCGGTCGTGGCGATCTCCAACGACGACACCGGGATTTCCGAAGACCCCGATGTGCGCTTTGCCGTCGCCAAGAAGATCGTGGAACGCGCCGCTGATTTCGGCATTCCCGCCCATGACATTGTGGTCGACCCCCTTGTGATGCCCATCGGTGCGATGGGCACGGCGGGCTTGCAGGTTTTCACCCTTGTCCGCCGTCTGCGCGAGGAATTGGGCGTGAACACGACCTGCGGGGCCTCCAACATCTCGTTTGGGCTGCCCAACCGGCACGGCATCAACAACGCGTTCCTGCCCATGGCGATGGGCGCAGGCATGACATCCGCCATCATGAACCCCGTCGCCCTGCCCGTCGGCCCCACAAAGATCGCCGAAAAACGGGCCGAGGTCGAAGCGGCAGGGATCACCCTTCCAGACGGCATGGATGACGAGGCCTTTGTTCACCTGTTTGGGATGGGGTCGACCAAGCCGCGCGCAGGCAAGGAAATGGAAGCCATCCGGGCCGCCAACTTCCTGACCAACAACGACGAAGGCGGGGGCGCGTGGATCAAGTTCAACCGGGTCGCCCCCAAGGCGGGCGAAGAAAGCCGCGGCCGCGGTGGTCGGGCCGGCGGGCGCCGCCGCCGAGGCTGA
- a CDS encoding chemotaxis protein CheB, with translation MDDSQIMRRWLGSMISADPRLELVGTAASADEARRVIKQTNPDVLTLDVEMPGMNGLEFLSHLMRLRPMPVVMLAGSLRKNGPEAKRARALGAAACLAKPTIPTPEALAILCDNIWSVAHGAPVEGKGMARHTDKVILMGASTGGVTALEQILPQFPVNGPPIVVAQHMPHAFLARFVERLDRQLAQSVAFAEVDDRLEAGDIRIAPSRDSQTALTWHSGAWHVQAFRRGSEDLFCPSVDVLFGSAAPWGAQVGAMMLTGIGNDGARGMLMLRRNGARTLAQSENSCAVYGMPAAALAMDAVEDECDVDLIGARMVHMLIGDGLAQ, from the coding sequence GTGGACGATTCGCAAATCATGCGGCGGTGGCTGGGCAGCATGATATCTGCCGATCCGCGTCTCGAACTGGTCGGCACGGCGGCCTCTGCCGATGAGGCGCGGAGAGTCATCAAGCAGACAAACCCGGATGTGCTGACCCTCGACGTCGAAATGCCCGGGATGAACGGGCTTGAATTTCTGTCACACTTGATGCGTTTGCGCCCGATGCCGGTTGTGATGCTGGCCGGTTCGTTGCGCAAGAACGGACCAGAGGCCAAGCGTGCCCGCGCGTTGGGTGCCGCCGCATGCCTTGCCAAACCGACCATTCCCACGCCCGAGGCGCTGGCGATCCTGTGCGACAACATCTGGAGCGTGGCACATGGCGCGCCAGTTGAAGGCAAGGGGATGGCACGTCACACCGACAAGGTCATCCTGATGGGTGCCTCGACCGGTGGGGTCACGGCGTTGGAACAGATCCTGCCCCAGTTTCCTGTCAATGGTCCGCCCATCGTTGTGGCACAGCATATGCCGCATGCCTTTCTGGCCCGCTTTGTCGAACGGCTGGACCGTCAACTTGCCCAGAGTGTTGCCTTTGCCGAAGTTGATGACCGGCTAGAGGCGGGGGATATCCGAATTGCCCCGTCGCGCGACAGCCAAACGGCGCTGACATGGCATAGTGGAGCGTGGCATGTTCAAGCCTTCCGGCGTGGATCCGAAGACCTGTTCTGTCCGTCGGTCGATGTGCTGTTCGGGTCGGCAGCGCCCTGGGGCGCGCAGGTTGGCGCCATGATGCTGACCGGAATTGGCAATGACGGGGCCAGGGGCATGTTGATGCTGCGCCGTAATGGTGCACGCACGCTGGCGCAATCCGAAAACAGTTGTGCGGTCTACGGCATGCCGGCGGCGGCGCTTGCCATGGATGCGGTGGAGGACGAATGTGATGTCGATCTGATTGGTGCGCGCATGGTGCACATGCTGATCGGTGACGGGTTGGCACAATGA
- a CDS encoding response regulator, which produces MALRDQIRIMVVDDMSTSRGLLVQALEALGVRHISTADNGSSALTLLAKSPVHLVISDYNMPKMDGLKLLHALRSGGKTKGVGFILITGRTEQQIVDYGRKLGMNNYLKKPFEAAHLRHCIETVVGPL; this is translated from the coding sequence ATGGCTCTGCGAGACCAAATTCGAATTATGGTTGTTGACGACATGTCGACCAGCCGTGGCCTGCTTGTGCAGGCGCTCGAAGCGTTGGGGGTCCGGCACATTTCCACGGCGGACAACGGATCCAGTGCGCTTACCCTACTGGCCAAAAGCCCGGTGCATCTGGTGATTTCCGACTATAATATGCCCAAGATGGATGGGTTGAAGCTGCTGCACGCCTTGCGCAGTGGCGGCAAGACCAAGGGGGTCGGGTTCATTCTCATCACCGGGCGCACCGAACAGCAAATCGTCGACTACGGCCGCAAACTCGGGATGAACAACTACCTCAAGAAGCCCTTTGAAGCGGCGCACTTGCGTCATTGCATCGAAACCGTCGTTGGACCCCTTTGA
- a CDS encoding STAS domain-containing protein — protein sequence MLDAIPLPARLDAATAPKLAAVLCNHVDSRDLDLDARHTTHVGAMGVQVLLSAQHTAHAKGRRFRLLNLQERARDHIRLMGLSELMMLEDE from the coding sequence ATGCTTGATGCGATCCCCCTGCCCGCGCGGCTGGACGCCGCGACCGCGCCCAAACTGGCGGCGGTGCTCTGCAATCATGTCGACTCCCGTGATCTTGATCTGGATGCGCGTCACACGACCCATGTGGGCGCGATGGGCGTTCAAGTGCTGCTGAGCGCGCAGCACACCGCGCACGCCAAGGGCCGACGGTTCCGCCTTTTGAACCTGCAAGAGCGCGCCCGTGACCACATACGCCTGATGGGGCTGTCCGAATTGATGATGCTGGAGGATGAGTGA
- a CDS encoding chemotaxis protein CheA has translation MTAPDPMAEIRASFFVECEELLEALQDGLHALEEGSHDDDTIHVVFRAVHSIKGGAGAFGLAPLVQFSHRYETVLDAVRTDTLVVTSDVLKLFFRAADHLSDIVRASRDGASIAEGSSEGLLADLDALVDRDETGDQDDAIAFAPIALDLDLNALAEAPCTATFDISFTPEPDLFDTGNDVPHILSVLAEIGTLETICDTGRLPALDQLAPEAVYLSWSLALTTDVDVAEIESVFEFVEGLCELTISKRDVVPADMPVAMPETTIETQGRAPDETPPPKQTAPAPNKSVVRVDIDRIERLVNLVGELVINQAMLAQSLQGAGLSPHSDAMNGLEEFQRLTRDIQDSVMMIRAQPVKSLFQRMSRIVREASASVSKNVRLVTVGETTEVDKTVIERLADPLTHMIRNAVDHGLETTDMRVAQGKPAQGQVRLSAAHRSGRVVLEISDDGAGIDRPRVFQIAVEKGLVPADASLTDTEIDNLLFMPGFSTASTVSDLSGRGVGMDVVRTAIQELGGRISISSEPGKGTSFNISLPLTLAVLDGMVVDVAGETLVLPLNFVTETLTLTDATVETIRPGSTIVRNRDGFVPLFDLGGALGYRPEVEDFVDRIALLLTLEDDTRVALIVDEIQDQRQVVIKGLDDSFYRAPGIAAATILGDGQIALILDPADVVSNITKSRVHALSRQKMEA, from the coding sequence ATGACCGCTCCGGATCCGATGGCAGAGATACGCGCCTCTTTCTTTGTGGAGTGCGAGGAACTGCTGGAAGCCCTGCAAGACGGTCTGCATGCGCTTGAAGAAGGGTCGCATGATGACGACACCATCCATGTCGTCTTCCGCGCCGTTCACTCGATCAAGGGGGGTGCGGGTGCGTTCGGCCTTGCTCCTTTGGTGCAGTTTTCGCATCGGTACGAGACTGTACTGGATGCCGTTCGAACCGACACACTCGTGGTGACGTCGGACGTGCTGAAACTGTTCTTTCGGGCGGCAGATCACCTGTCGGACATTGTGCGGGCATCGCGCGATGGCGCGTCGATCGCGGAAGGGTCCAGTGAAGGCCTTCTGGCAGACCTCGACGCGCTGGTGGACCGGGATGAAACGGGTGACCAGGATGACGCCATCGCCTTTGCGCCAATTGCGCTTGATCTCGACCTGAATGCGTTGGCGGAGGCCCCATGTACCGCAACCTTCGATATTTCATTCACGCCTGAACCGGACCTTTTCGACACCGGAAATGATGTCCCGCACATCCTTTCGGTCTTGGCAGAAATTGGCACGTTGGAAACAATCTGCGACACGGGTCGCCTGCCCGCACTGGATCAACTGGCCCCGGAGGCCGTCTATCTGAGTTGGTCACTGGCGTTGACCACGGATGTGGATGTGGCGGAAATCGAATCCGTTTTCGAGTTCGTGGAAGGTCTGTGCGAACTGACAATATCAAAACGGGATGTCGTACCCGCGGACATGCCGGTTGCGATGCCAGAGACCACAATAGAAACCCAAGGCCGCGCACCGGATGAAACCCCACCACCGAAACAGACCGCACCCGCGCCAAACAAATCCGTCGTACGGGTGGACATCGACCGCATTGAACGCCTGGTGAACCTGGTGGGGGAATTGGTAATCAATCAGGCCATGCTGGCCCAAAGCCTTCAGGGTGCCGGCCTGTCCCCCCACTCGGACGCGATGAACGGGTTGGAGGAATTCCAGCGCCTGACCCGTGACATTCAGGACAGCGTGATGATGATCCGTGCCCAGCCGGTGAAATCATTGTTTCAGCGCATGTCCCGCATCGTGCGCGAGGCATCGGCCTCTGTGTCCAAGAACGTGCGCCTTGTCACCGTGGGCGAAACGACGGAGGTGGACAAGACCGTCATTGAAAGGCTGGCCGATCCATTGACGCATATGATCCGCAATGCGGTCGATCATGGGCTTGAAACCACGGACATGCGGGTCGCACAAGGCAAACCGGCGCAAGGGCAAGTCCGATTGAGCGCGGCGCACCGGTCAGGCCGTGTGGTCCTTGAAATATCTGATGACGGTGCCGGTATTGACCGCCCCCGCGTGTTTCAGATCGCCGTGGAAAAGGGTCTTGTTCCAGCGGACGCATCCCTGACGGACACGGAAATCGACAATCTTCTTTTCATGCCCGGCTTTTCAACCGCATCCACGGTGTCGGATTTGTCCGGCCGCGGCGTCGGCATGGATGTTGTACGGACCGCCATTCAGGAATTGGGCGGCCGCATCAGCATCAGCTCGGAACCGGGCAAGGGCACATCATTCAACATATCCCTGCCGCTGACACTGGCCGTGCTGGACGGCATGGTCGTCGATGTCGCGGGGGAAACGCTTGTCCTGCCACTGAATTTTGTGACCGAAACACTGACATTGACCGATGCCACGGTCGAAACCATAAGGCCCGGCAGTACAATCGTGCGCAACCGCGACGGGTTTGTCCCGCTCTTCGACCTTGGCGGGGCTTTGGGGTATCGGCCTGAAGTCGAGGACTTCGTGGACCGCATCGCACTGCTCCTGACGCTTGAGGATGACACGCGCGTGGCCCTCATCGTGGATGAGATCCAGGATCAGCGGCAGGTTGTCATCAAGGGCCTGGATGACAGTTTTTATCGTGCCCCGGGTATTGCCGCGGCCACGATCCTGGGCGACGGGCAGATCGCCTTGATCCTCGATCCGGCCGACGTGGTGTCCAACATAACGAAATCACGCGTGCATGCGCTGTCCCGCCAGAAAATGGAGGCTTGA
- a CDS encoding alcohol dehydrogenase catalytic domain-containing protein codes for MKALVYDGVETLTFRDMPDAVAHADQDLVRIASSGICGSDMHAYLGHDDRRPAPLILGHEAAGVIVGGDRDGTRVTINPLVSCGICQWCRSGRDNLCPERMIISMPPREGAFAEMVAMRPQNLVAVPDHVPLDKAALAEPLAVSWHSVRLGLAALDPGGTRSALVLGGGAIGLAASLALKAQGLTDVTIAEPNDARRHFLENQCDEVCVPAGTGQYGMVIDAVGYAATRAAASALAEPGGVIVHIGLGEDAGGLDIRRMTLQEITFIGTYTYTPQDFRDTCAAIFDGRLGPLDWTEKRSLSDGAGAFADLRAGRVAAPKIILHP; via the coding sequence ATGAAAGCGCTTGTCTATGACGGGGTCGAAACCCTGACATTCCGCGATATGCCGGACGCGGTGGCACACGCGGATCAGGATCTGGTCCGCATCGCGTCATCGGGTATTTGCGGGTCTGACATGCACGCCTATCTGGGCCATGATGATCGCCGGCCCGCACCCTTGATCCTTGGCCATGAGGCGGCAGGCGTGATTGTGGGTGGTGACCGCGACGGCACCCGCGTGACAATCAACCCGCTGGTCAGTTGTGGCATCTGCCAATGGTGCCGTTCGGGCCGGGACAACCTGTGCCCCGAACGCATGATCATCTCGATGCCCCCACGCGAAGGCGCCTTTGCCGAGATGGTGGCGATGCGTCCGCAAAACCTTGTTGCCGTGCCGGACCACGTGCCCTTGGACAAAGCGGCACTGGCAGAGCCATTGGCCGTCAGTTGGCATTCCGTGCGCCTGGGCCTGGCCGCGCTTGATCCCGGCGGGACACGCAGCGCGTTGGTTCTGGGGGGTGGCGCCATCGGTTTGGCCGCATCCCTTGCCTTGAAAGCACAGGGGCTGACGGACGTCACCATTGCAGAACCAAATGATGCAAGACGTCATTTCCTTGAAAATCAATGCGATGAGGTATGTGTCCCCGCGGGGACAGGTCAATACGGCATGGTGATCGATGCCGTTGGCTATGCCGCCACACGTGCGGCCGCGTCGGCCCTTGCGGAACCCGGTGGCGTTATCGTCCATATCGGCTTGGGCGAAGACGCCGGCGGTCTCGACATCCGGCGCATGACGTTGCAGGAAATCACCTTCATCGGCACATACACCTACACGCCGCAGGACTTTCGCGACACCTGCGCCGCCATCTTTGACGGCCGCCTGGGCCCGCTGGACTGGACCGAAAAGCGCAGCCTGTCGGACGGCGCGGGCGCCTTTGCCGACTTGCGCGCAGGTCGCGTGGCCGCTCCGAAAATCATATTGCACCCCTGA
- the comD gene encoding sulfopyruvate decarboxylase subunit alpha, whose amino-acid sequence MNIDKKITEDLVANDISFVTTVPCKQLAGVIEEIDQHDKIFHIPSNKEDEGMGLCAGAWMGGKRPAIIMQNTAIGVTINTLATLIQYYRMPLPMLISYRGELREPVACQVEMAVHTKALLAQMNIPTYHFHKQADVEELDMILKYTFMCSKPVAILTDANFWGGYGDQ is encoded by the coding sequence ATGAACATCGACAAGAAAATAACGGAAGATCTGGTGGCGAACGATATCTCGTTCGTGACGACAGTCCCGTGCAAACAGCTCGCTGGCGTGATCGAAGAGATCGACCAGCATGACAAGATCTTTCACATCCCCTCGAACAAGGAAGACGAAGGGATGGGCCTGTGTGCCGGTGCATGGATGGGCGGCAAACGGCCTGCCATCATCATGCAGAACACCGCCATCGGGGTCACGATCAACACGCTGGCCACGCTGATCCAATATTACCGGATGCCGCTACCCATGCTGATCAGCTACCGCGGTGAATTGCGCGAACCTGTGGCCTGCCAGGTCGAGATGGCGGTGCACACCAAGGCGCTGCTGGCGCAAATGAACATCCCCACCTACCACTTTCACAAACAGGCGGACGTGGAGGAACTGGATATGATCCTGAAATACACATTCATGTGCTCGAAACCCGTGGCGATCCTGACCGACGCCAACTTTTGGGGAGGCTATGGCGACCAATGA
- a CDS encoding response regulator, protein MSLEVLAVDDSRTMRDMIRLALEPVGFTVHTADDGVHGTEVLEGINPDVIITDINMPRMDGFGFIDAVRDRGQYKTTPILVLTTEAAPEMKMRARSAGATGWIVKPFDPAKLVKALQMVAG, encoded by the coding sequence ATGAGCCTGGAAGTACTAGCCGTTGATGACAGCCGAACGATGCGAGACATGATCCGTCTGGCGCTCGAGCCGGTCGGCTTCACCGTGCATACCGCAGATGACGGCGTGCATGGGACCGAAGTGCTGGAGGGTATCAATCCGGACGTCATCATCACCGACATCAACATGCCGCGCATGGACGGGTTCGGCTTTATCGACGCCGTGCGGGACCGTGGGCAGTACAAGACGACACCCATTCTTGTCCTCACGACGGAAGCCGCACCAGAAATGAAAATGCGGGCGCGCAGCGCGGGGGCGACGGGCTGGATCGTCAAACCGTTTGATCCGGCCAAGCTGGTCAAGGCGCTGCAAATGGTCGCCGGGTAG
- a CDS encoding protein-glutamate O-methyltransferase, with the protein MRQPQMDDRQFDRIAALAYRESGIRLVREKKLMVQSRLRHRLRELNLDAFAAYADHVISENGAQERRFMISALTTNVSHFFREAQHFDILSDRLLPRFRACIATGQRIRIWSAGCSNGQEPYSIAMHLLAQDPSLVDGDFRILGTDIDPQVIAHARRGSYSAQHLRGIPPEILDKFTIGTDHDDGSRTMTDELKRIVSFHELNLFSQWPMQFPFDAIFCRNVVIYFDQATQERLWPRFNAALTPEGLFFLGHSERILEPADDGFQSVGPTAYCKPAHAHSTS; encoded by the coding sequence ATGCGTCAGCCCCAGATGGACGACCGGCAATTCGACCGCATCGCCGCACTTGCCTACCGCGAAAGTGGCATTCGATTGGTGCGGGAGAAAAAGCTGATGGTGCAATCGCGACTGCGGCACCGCTTGCGTGAACTGAATCTGGACGCCTTCGCCGCCTACGCGGATCACGTGATCTCAGAGAACGGGGCGCAGGAACGTCGCTTCATGATTTCGGCGTTAACCACCAATGTGTCCCATTTCTTCCGCGAGGCGCAGCATTTCGACATTCTCAGCGATCGGTTGCTGCCAAGGTTTCGTGCCTGCATCGCGACTGGACAACGCATTCGGATCTGGTCTGCGGGATGCTCCAATGGGCAGGAACCCTACTCGATCGCCATGCACCTGTTGGCGCAGGACCCCTCACTTGTTGATGGGGATTTTCGCATTCTTGGCACCGACATCGATCCGCAGGTTATCGCGCATGCACGTCGCGGATCGTATTCCGCCCAACACCTGCGCGGTATTCCCCCTGAGATTCTGGACAAGTTCACAATCGGAACCGACCATGACGACGGCAGTCGCACGATGACCGATGAACTAAAGCGGATCGTGTCGTTTCATGAACTGAACCTCTTTTCCCAGTGGCCAATGCAATTTCCGTTCGATGCGATATTTTGCCGGAACGTCGTGATCTATTTTGATCAGGCCACGCAGGAACGGTTGTGGCCCAGATTCAACGCCGCGCTGACGCCAGAAGGGCTGTTTTTCCTTGGGCATTCCGAAAGGATTCTTGAGCCCGCGGATGATGGGTTCCAATCCGTGGGTCCCACCGCGTATTGCAAGCCAGCCCACGCACACTCTACCTCTTAA
- the comE gene encoding sulfopyruvate decarboxylase subunit beta — protein MIRSEILKEIAPILRDQLIICNIGIPSQELHAIDDQPTNFYMLGTMGLASSIGLGLALAQPKTVISIDGDGSVLTNLGTLPTIGNNMPPNFILMIIDNGSYGSTGDQPTYTGRKTDLAGMARAAGCDNVVEVQDVDTGAALQQAIDAQVGTVMIVKCDSGNAKMPVITMDPVVIKDRFMTAVSS, from the coding sequence ATGATCCGTTCTGAAATCCTCAAGGAAATTGCACCGATCCTGCGTGATCAACTTATCATCTGCAACATCGGCATCCCCAGCCAGGAACTGCATGCCATCGACGATCAACCCACGAATTTCTACATGCTGGGCACGATGGGACTTGCGTCCTCGATCGGGCTTGGGCTGGCGCTGGCACAGCCGAAGACCGTCATTTCGATCGACGGGGACGGGTCTGTTCTGACGAACCTTGGCACGCTGCCCACGATTGGCAACAACATGCCCCCGAACTTTATCCTGATGATCATCGACAACGGATCGTATGGGTCAACCGGGGACCAACCCACCTATACGGGTCGCAAAACCGATCTGGCGGGCATGGCGCGCGCGGCGGGCTGCGATAACGTGGTCGAAGTGCAGGACGTGGATACGGGCGCGGCATTGCAACAGGCCATCGATGCCCAGGTTGGCACGGTAATGATTGTGAAATGCGACAGTGGCAACGCCAAGATGCCCGTGATCACGATGGACCCAGTGGTGATCAAGGACCGCTTTATGACGGCGGTCAGCAGCTGA